From one Butyricimonas faecihominis genomic stretch:
- a CDS encoding ABC transporter ATP-binding protein, with translation MEKVIKCKNITHYYGEKLIYENLNFEVEKGKVLGLLGKNGTGKTTIINILNGYLKPCSGECYLLGENMNHLTPATKAKIGLLLEGHVQHTYFTIEQIEKYYRAFFPNWKRDAFYGLMEKLKVVPHQKINHMSCGQRSQVALGLLFAQDPELLILDDFSMGLDPGYRRLFVEYLRDFAAGGDKTIFLTSHIIQDMELLIDDCMILDYGRLLIHKPTREIMENFHRFRFSLNEGQVPTEHEKLWNTEKNNGQWITYSFEPLETVRQLLESKGVQVADLKEETLSLEDAFIGLTGKY, from the coding sequence ATGGAAAAAGTAATCAAGTGTAAAAATATAACGCACTATTACGGAGAAAAATTAATTTACGAGAACCTGAACTTCGAAGTAGAAAAAGGTAAAGTACTCGGGTTACTCGGAAAAAACGGAACGGGAAAAACCACCATCATTAACATATTGAACGGTTATTTAAAACCCTGTTCCGGAGAGTGTTACCTTCTCGGCGAGAACATGAATCACCTCACTCCCGCCACGAAAGCCAAGATCGGCTTATTACTGGAAGGTCACGTGCAACACACCTATTTCACGATCGAGCAAATCGAAAAGTATTACCGGGCCTTTTTCCCGAACTGGAAACGAGACGCGTTCTACGGTTTGATGGAAAAACTAAAAGTTGTTCCTCATCAGAAAATCAATCATATGTCCTGCGGTCAGCGTTCTCAAGTCGCCCTTGGGTTACTATTTGCCCAAGACCCGGAATTACTGATCCTCGACGATTTCTCCATGGGACTGGACCCCGGCTATCGCCGTCTGTTCGTGGAATACTTGCGGGATTTTGCCGCCGGAGGGGATAAAACGATATTCCTGACCTCCCACATCATCCAAGACATGGAATTGCTGATTGACGATTGTATGATTCTGGATTACGGACGCTTGCTGATTCACAAACCGACCCGGGAAATCATGGAAAACTTCCACCGTTTCCGTTTCTCCTTGAACGAAGGTCAAGTTCCCACGGAACATGAAAAACTATGGAACACCGAAAAAAATAACGGTCAATGGATTACCTACTCATTCGAACCACTCGAAACCGTCCGGCAACTATTGGAATCAAAAGGTGTACAAGTGGCAGATTTAAAGGAGGAAACTTTATCCCTTGAAGACGCTTTTATCGGGTTAACCGGAAAATATTAA